Proteins encoded in a region of the Schaalia hyovaginalis genome:
- a CDS encoding NYN domain-containing protein, with translation MVTPMSEKTYLIVDGENIDATLGMSVLDRRPLPEERPRWDRVLEAAAHQWDEPAKGLFFLNGSSGILPMGFIQALNAMDYSVIPLSGPEDMKVVDVGLQRTMDAIAELESGAVILASHDADFAPQVENLLDMGRRVAVMCFREFLASSLHELEDKGLEIIDLEYDVHAFQVTLPRLRIIDVDDFNPFDFL, from the coding sequence ATGGTGACACCTATGAGCGAAAAGACTTATCTGATCGTCGACGGCGAGAACATCGACGCGACCCTGGGGATGTCGGTCCTCGACCGGCGCCCCCTGCCCGAAGAACGACCCCGCTGGGACCGGGTGCTCGAAGCGGCGGCGCACCAGTGGGACGAACCCGCCAAGGGCCTCTTCTTCCTCAACGGATCCTCCGGCATCCTGCCGATGGGCTTCATCCAGGCCCTCAACGCGATGGACTACTCGGTGATCCCGCTGTCGGGCCCGGAGGACATGAAGGTCGTCGACGTCGGCCTCCAGCGCACGATGGACGCGATCGCCGAACTCGAATCCGGCGCAGTGATCCTCGCGAGCCACGACGCCGACTTCGCCCCGCAGGTGGAGAACCTCCTCGACATGGGACGGCGCGTCGCCGTCATGTGCTTCCGGGAGTTCCTCGCATCCTCGCTCCACGAGCTCGAGGACAAGGGCCTGGAGATCATCGACCTCGAATACGACGTTCACGCCTTCCAGGTGACGCTGCCGAGGCTGCGGATCATCGACGTCGACGACTTCAACCCCTTCGACTTCCTCTGA
- the glpK gene encoding glycerol kinase GlpK: MSVEKFVLAIDQGTTSSRAIIFNHSGEIVSVGQKEFTQIFPNPGWVEHDPVEIWESVRAVVAEALQKAEINGEQLAAVGITNQRETTIVWDKNTGEPVYNALVWQDTRTAPIVREIAAGDPLGTERYRQITGENISTYPSAPRITWILDNVEGAREKAEAGDLLFGTPDTWVLWNLTGGVNGGVHATDVTNASRTLLMDVRTLEWREDICADFRIPTSMLPEIKPSAAVYGVGRPNGLLAGVPISGILGDQQAATFGQACFEKGTAKNTYGTGCFMLMNTGEEPIFSNNGLLTTLLYKLGDEKPVYALEGSIAVAGSLVQWVRDNLGMIEKSSDIQALAETVEDNGGVYFVPAFSGLFAPYWKDDARGAIVGLTRYVTKAHIARAVEESTAFQSAEVLDAMNADAGVPLKELKVDGGMTRDDLVMQFQADLCGVDVIRPVVAETTALGAAYAAGIAVGFWNGTEDVIANWQEDKRWTPSMDAAERDRTYRLWKKAVTRTYDWVDEDVK, translated from the coding sequence ATGTCCGTTGAGAAGTTCGTCCTGGCGATCGACCAGGGCACCACGTCCTCGCGCGCGATCATCTTCAACCACTCCGGCGAGATCGTCTCGGTCGGCCAGAAGGAGTTCACCCAGATCTTCCCGAACCCGGGCTGGGTCGAGCACGATCCCGTCGAGATCTGGGAGTCCGTCCGCGCGGTCGTCGCCGAGGCCCTCCAGAAGGCCGAGATCAACGGCGAGCAGCTCGCCGCCGTCGGCATCACCAACCAGCGCGAGACCACGATCGTCTGGGACAAGAACACCGGTGAGCCCGTCTACAACGCGCTCGTCTGGCAGGACACCCGCACCGCTCCGATCGTCCGCGAGATCGCCGCGGGCGACCCGCTCGGCACCGAGCGTTACCGCCAGATCACCGGTGAGAACATCTCGACCTACCCCTCCGCCCCCCGCATCACCTGGATCCTCGACAACGTCGAGGGCGCGCGCGAGAAGGCCGAGGCCGGCGACCTGCTCTTCGGAACCCCGGACACCTGGGTCCTGTGGAACCTCACCGGCGGCGTCAACGGCGGCGTCCACGCCACCGACGTCACCAATGCCTCCCGCACCCTCCTCATGGACGTCCGCACGCTCGAATGGCGCGAGGACATCTGCGCCGACTTCCGCATCCCGACGTCGATGCTCCCCGAGATTAAGCCCTCGGCCGCCGTCTACGGCGTCGGCCGCCCGAACGGCCTGCTCGCGGGCGTTCCGATCTCCGGCATCCTCGGCGACCAGCAGGCCGCGACCTTCGGTCAGGCCTGCTTCGAGAAGGGCACCGCGAAGAACACCTACGGCACCGGCTGCTTCATGCTCATGAACACTGGCGAAGAGCCGATCTTCTCGAACAACGGCCTCCTCACCACGCTGCTCTACAAGCTCGGCGATGAGAAGCCCGTGTACGCCCTCGAGGGCTCGATCGCCGTCGCCGGCTCGCTCGTCCAGTGGGTCCGCGACAACCTCGGCATGATCGAGAAGTCCTCGGACATCCAGGCCCTCGCCGAGACGGTCGAGGACAACGGCGGCGTCTACTTCGTCCCGGCGTTCTCCGGCCTCTTCGCCCCGTACTGGAAGGACGACGCCCGCGGCGCGATCGTCGGCCTCACCCGCTACGTGACCAAGGCCCACATCGCCCGCGCCGTCGAGGAGTCGACCGCCTTCCAGTCCGCCGAGGTCCTCGACGCGATGAACGCCGACGCCGGCGTTCCGCTCAAGGAGCTCAAGGTCGACGGCGGCATGACCCGCGACGACCTCGTCATGCAGTTCCAGGCCGACCTGTGCGGCGTGGACGTCATCCGCCCGGTCGTCGCCGAGACCACCGCCCTCGGCGCCGCCTACGCTGCCGGCATCGCCGTCGGCTTCTGGAACGGCACCGAGGACGTCATCGCCAACTGGCAGGAGGACAAGCGCTGGACGCCGTCGATGGACGCCGCCGAGCGCGACCGCACCTACCGCCTGTGGAAGAAGGCCGTGACTCGGACCTACGACTGGGTCGACGAGGACGTCAAGTGA
- a CDS encoding MIP/aquaporin family protein yields MLATLLPAVAEVGSGKIFMSEFLGTAILLLLGGGVVATNLLPKSKGKGGGWLMINFGWGFAVLAGVYVAYTTGGHLNPAVTIAKVVAYMFDPAVTLNGPAVGEGGIAVTAANVAIYIVAQFLGAFVGAVLCWLTFKQHFDEDCDPALKLGVFSTGPEIRSYGWNTLTEAIGTFVLILWVFVSGYTTTAIGPLGVALIIVVIGNSLGGPTGYAINPARDLGPRIAHAVLPIKGKGGSDWGYSWVPVVGPILGAVVAVLVAYGSGLVTAA; encoded by the coding sequence ATGCTCGCAACACTTCTTCCTGCAGTTGCTGAAGTCGGCTCCGGCAAGATCTTCATGTCGGAGTTCCTCGGCACCGCGATCCTCCTCCTCCTCGGTGGCGGCGTTGTCGCGACGAACCTCCTGCCGAAGTCCAAGGGCAAGGGCGGCGGCTGGCTCATGATCAACTTCGGCTGGGGCTTCGCAGTCCTCGCCGGCGTCTACGTCGCCTACACGACCGGCGGCCACCTCAACCCCGCCGTGACCATCGCCAAGGTCGTCGCCTACATGTTCGACCCGGCCGTCACCCTCAACGGCCCGGCCGTCGGCGAGGGCGGCATCGCCGTGACCGCCGCGAACGTCGCGATCTACATCGTCGCCCAGTTCCTCGGCGCCTTCGTCGGCGCCGTCCTGTGCTGGCTCACCTTCAAGCAGCACTTCGATGAGGACTGCGACCCGGCCCTCAAGCTCGGCGTCTTCTCGACCGGCCCGGAGATCCGCTCCTACGGATGGAACACCCTCACTGAGGCCATCGGCACCTTCGTCCTCATCCTCTGGGTCTTCGTCTCCGGATACACGACCACCGCGATCGGCCCGCTCGGCGTCGCCCTCATCATCGTCGTCATCGGCAACTCGCTCGGCGGCCCGACCGGATACGCGATCAACCCGGCCCGTGACCTCGGCCCGCGCATCGCCCACGCGGTCCTCCCGATCAAGGGCAAGGGCGGCTCCGACTGGGGCTACTCCTGGGTCCCGGTCGTCGGCCCGATCCTCGGCGCCGTCGTCGCGGTCCTCGTCGCCTACGGCTCCGGCCTCGTCACCGCCGCCTGA
- a CDS encoding sugar-binding transcriptional regulator, giving the protein MYYLQGQTMETIARHLGVSRSSVSRLLSYARETGLVRISVSAAPGNKGTLAGQISELFGVQTSVVPVHDVHTEVNRLHNVALVAAERLIDMMKPGATLGIAWGNTTSEITRCLPKVSFPGSTVVQLNGAATATESGMPYADAIISRAARAIGGSMVHFPVPTFFDYAETKSALWRERSVRAVLKTIDNCDIALFGVGSLSARLPSHVYSGGFLDTEEIAAAQRDGVVGDVCTVLLREDGSTDMELNSRASGPTPETLRRIPRRLCVVAGASKALPLLGALRARVVTDLVLDDGAARELLDLVRTRSNQTRGGLR; this is encoded by the coding sequence ATGTACTACCTCCAGGGGCAGACGATGGAGACCATCGCCCGCCACCTGGGCGTCTCGCGCTCCTCCGTCTCGCGCCTCCTGTCCTACGCGCGCGAAACCGGGCTCGTCCGCATCTCCGTCAGCGCCGCCCCGGGGAACAAGGGCACCCTCGCCGGACAGATCTCTGAGCTCTTCGGCGTCCAGACCTCCGTCGTCCCCGTCCACGACGTCCACACCGAAGTCAACCGGCTCCACAACGTCGCCCTCGTCGCCGCCGAACGGCTCATCGACATGATGAAGCCCGGCGCCACCCTCGGCATCGCCTGGGGCAACACGACTTCGGAGATCACCCGCTGCCTCCCCAAGGTCAGCTTCCCCGGTTCAACCGTGGTCCAGCTCAACGGCGCGGCCACCGCCACCGAATCCGGCATGCCCTACGCCGACGCCATCATCTCCCGCGCAGCCCGGGCCATCGGCGGCTCGATGGTCCACTTCCCCGTGCCGACCTTCTTCGACTACGCCGAGACGAAGAGCGCCCTGTGGCGCGAGCGCTCCGTCCGCGCGGTCCTCAAAACGATCGACAACTGCGACATCGCCCTCTTCGGCGTCGGCTCCCTCTCGGCGCGCCTGCCCTCCCACGTCTACTCGGGCGGATTCCTCGACACCGAGGAGATCGCCGCCGCACAACGCGACGGAGTCGTCGGCGACGTCTGCACCGTGCTCCTACGCGAGGACGGCTCCACCGACATGGAACTCAATTCCCGGGCGTCGGGCCCGACGCCCGAGACCCTGCGCCGCATCCCCCGGCGCCTCTGCGTCGTCGCGGGCGCCTCCAAAGCCCTCCCCCTCCTCGGCGCGCTGCGCGCCCGCGTCGTCACCGATCTCGTCCTCGACGACGGCGCGGCGCGCGAACTCCTCGACCTCGTCCGCACGCGCTCGAACCAGACCCGGGGCGGCCTCCGATGA
- a CDS encoding amino-acid N-acetyltransferase → MTHVIRQARPTDVRAIAALVEPYAMRRILVVKELIAYFEDVQEFVVAVNDEDGEIIGCGALHVMWDDIAEIRTLAVSPDHLHSGVGSAILRTLIARAQDLDLKRVFCLTFEVDFFARHGFYEIEGTPVGEDVFYEMIRSHDDGIKEFLDLASFKPNTLGNTRMMRDLDGATADAG, encoded by the coding sequence ATGACGCACGTCATCCGCCAGGCGCGCCCCACCGATGTCCGCGCGATCGCCGCGCTCGTCGAGCCCTATGCGATGCGCCGGATCCTCGTCGTCAAGGAGCTCATCGCCTACTTCGAAGACGTCCAAGAATTCGTGGTCGCCGTCAATGACGAGGACGGCGAGATCATCGGCTGCGGCGCCCTGCACGTCATGTGGGACGACATCGCCGAGATCCGCACCCTCGCCGTGTCGCCCGACCACCTCCACTCAGGTGTCGGCTCGGCGATCCTGCGCACCCTCATCGCGCGCGCCCAGGACCTCGACCTCAAACGCGTCTTCTGCCTGACCTTCGAAGTCGACTTCTTCGCCCGCCACGGCTTCTACGAGATCGAGGGCACGCCCGTCGGCGAAGACGTGTTCTACGAGATGATCCGCAGCCACGACGACGGCATCAAGGAGTTCCTCGACCTCGCCTCCTTCAAGCCGAACACACTCGGCAACACCCGCATGATGCGCGATCTCGACGGCGCCACCGCCGACGCGGGCTAG
- a CDS encoding (Fe-S)-binding protein — protein sequence MRLALFATCIGDLMFPQAPQATVHLLERLGHEVVFPESQGCCGQMHINTGYFPEAVPLIKNHVRTFEPVLDGEWDAIVVPSGSCTGSLRHQAEMVSRTEGMPGMAKRAAQIAEKTYDLSELLVDILGLEDVGAFFPHRVTYHPTCHSMRIARVGDRPYRLLKAVEGIDLVDLPEAESCCGFGGTFSMKNHQTSTAMLADKIANVKATKAEILTAGDYSCLMHIGGGLSRQRAGVRLMHLAEILAGTREQPWEAPETTTKLGA from the coding sequence ATGCGACTCGCACTCTTCGCCACCTGCATCGGAGACCTCATGTTCCCGCAGGCCCCGCAGGCGACCGTTCATCTCCTCGAAAGACTCGGGCACGAAGTCGTCTTCCCCGAATCTCAGGGCTGCTGCGGCCAAATGCACATCAACACCGGCTACTTCCCCGAGGCCGTACCCCTCATCAAGAACCACGTGCGGACCTTCGAACCGGTCCTCGACGGGGAATGGGACGCGATCGTCGTCCCCTCGGGCTCCTGCACGGGCTCGCTGCGCCACCAGGCGGAAATGGTCTCGCGCACCGAAGGCATGCCGGGAATGGCCAAGCGCGCCGCCCAGATCGCCGAGAAGACCTACGACCTCTCCGAACTCCTCGTCGACATTCTCGGTCTCGAGGACGTGGGCGCCTTCTTCCCGCACCGGGTCACCTACCACCCGACCTGCCACTCCATGCGCATCGCCCGGGTCGGCGACCGCCCCTACCGCCTCCTCAAGGCGGTCGAGGGCATCGACCTCGTCGACCTCCCCGAAGCGGAATCCTGCTGCGGATTCGGCGGCACCTTCTCGATGAAGAACCACCAGACCTCCACCGCGATGCTCGCCGACAAGATCGCCAACGTGAAGGCGACCAAGGCCGAGATCCTCACCGCAGGCGACTACTCGTGCCTCATGCACATCGGCGGCGGCCTTTCGCGCCAGCGCGCGGGCGTCCGCCTCATGCACCTCGCAGAGATCCTCGCCGGCACGCGAGAGCAGCCCTGGGAAGCCCCCGAGACCACGACGAAACTGGGAGCCTGA
- a CDS encoding LutB/LldF family L-lactate oxidation iron-sulfur protein — MTREHPAASAPTGWSPSAPAPEEPLKWGKPFPKAAAQTLRNTQMRRNLTHATTTIRNKRALRVAEMPDWEQLRLAGSAIKNRAMSRLPELLEELERNVTARGGVVHWAKDAAEANAIAYAIAASKGVDEVVKVKSMVTQEIGLNEYFAERGIAAWETDLAEMIVQLADDMPSHIVVPAIHRNRSEVRAIFKARMGDAPEDLGDKPVELAGAARAHLRKKFLSAKVAISGSNMMIAETGTLTVFESEGNGRMCLTLPETLISIVGIEKIVPNYRDAEVIAQLLPRSATGERMNPYTSMWTGVTPGDGPQEFHLILLDNGRSKVLADPVGRQALHCIRCGSCMNVCPVYEHVGGHAYQSVYPGPIGAILTPQLRGSFSHSDPGASLPFASSLCGACFDACPMRINIPEVLVELRHRAVEAQRGGLPSVWDVAMNAAKIPMASGPLMKAAGRLMPVGRALAGSDRRIVNLPWPGTAWSNSRDVPAPPAQTFRQWMAEHAESGPAPACGCHGACAGSSETPSGTATTPLIDDKGAQL; from the coding sequence ATGACCCGCGAACACCCCGCCGCAAGCGCACCGACAGGCTGGTCGCCCTCGGCCCCCGCGCCCGAAGAGCCCCTCAAGTGGGGCAAGCCCTTCCCGAAGGCCGCCGCCCAGACGCTGCGCAACACGCAGATGCGCCGCAACCTCACCCACGCGACGACGACCATCCGCAACAAGCGGGCCCTGCGCGTCGCCGAGATGCCCGACTGGGAGCAGCTCCGCCTCGCCGGATCGGCCATCAAGAACCGCGCGATGTCCAGGCTCCCCGAGCTCCTCGAAGAACTCGAGCGCAACGTCACCGCACGCGGAGGCGTCGTCCACTGGGCGAAGGACGCCGCGGAGGCCAATGCGATCGCCTACGCGATCGCAGCCTCCAAGGGCGTGGACGAGGTCGTCAAGGTGAAGTCGATGGTGACCCAGGAGATCGGGCTCAACGAGTACTTCGCCGAGCGCGGCATCGCCGCTTGGGAGACCGACCTCGCCGAGATGATCGTCCAGCTCGCCGATGACATGCCGAGTCACATCGTCGTCCCGGCGATCCACCGCAACCGCTCCGAAGTGCGCGCCATCTTCAAGGCCCGCATGGGCGATGCCCCCGAGGACCTCGGCGACAAGCCGGTCGAACTCGCGGGAGCGGCGCGCGCTCACCTGCGCAAGAAGTTCCTCTCGGCGAAGGTGGCCATCTCCGGATCGAACATGATGATCGCCGAGACGGGCACCCTCACCGTCTTCGAGTCCGAGGGCAACGGCCGCATGTGCCTCACCCTGCCCGAAACCCTGATCTCGATCGTCGGCATCGAGAAGATCGTCCCGAACTACCGCGACGCCGAAGTCATCGCGCAGCTCCTCCCCCGTTCGGCGACCGGCGAGCGCATGAACCCCTACACCTCCATGTGGACCGGCGTCACCCCGGGCGACGGCCCGCAGGAGTTCCACCTCATCCTCCTCGACAACGGGCGCTCGAAGGTCCTCGCCGACCCGGTCGGCCGTCAGGCCCTGCACTGCATCCGCTGCGGTTCATGCATGAACGTCTGCCCCGTGTACGAGCACGTCGGCGGCCACGCCTACCAGAGCGTCTACCCCGGCCCGATCGGCGCGATCCTCACCCCGCAGCTGCGCGGCTCCTTCTCGCACTCCGACCCGGGCGCCTCCCTCCCCTTCGCCTCCTCGCTGTGTGGCGCCTGCTTCGACGCCTGCCCCATGCGCATCAACATCCCCGAGGTCCTCGTCGAGCTCCGCCACCGCGCCGTCGAGGCTCAGCGCGGCGGCCTGCCGAGCGTGTGGGATGTCGCGATGAACGCGGCGAAGATCCCCATGGCCTCCGGGCCCCTCATGAAGGCCGCCGGGCGCCTCATGCCCGTGGGCCGCGCCCTCGCAGGCTCGGATCGGCGCATCGTCAACCTGCCGTGGCCCGGCACCGCATGGTCGAACTCCCGGGACGTCCCCGCTCCGCCCGCCCAGACCTTCCGCCAGTGGATGGCCGAGCACGCCGAATCGGGGCCCGCTCCGGCCTGCGGATGCCATGGGGCCTGCGCGGGTTCTTCCGAAACGCCGTCGGGGACCGCGACGACGCCGCTGATCGACGATAAAGGAGCCCAGCTGTGA
- a CDS encoding LutC/YkgG family protein, giving the protein MSSRDEILATLRAARNASQSAAPSTEVPRDYRLEGDDSPGSASVLAEFVEKLEDYNVEVHRITADAIPETISSVLDARGAESVVVPAGLDAAWKEAAGKGERLLRVDSVEHPLSKDELDATHAVVTASRTAVSLSGTIILDGEPDQGRRIITLLPDLHLCVVNASTVQATVPQAVSIIGENPTRPTTWIAGGSATSDIELVRVDGVHGPRSLVVLLVEDL; this is encoded by the coding sequence GTGAGCTCGAGGGATGAGATCCTGGCAACCCTGAGGGCTGCCCGCAACGCCTCCCAGTCCGCCGCCCCCTCGACCGAGGTGCCGCGCGACTACCGTCTCGAGGGAGACGACTCCCCGGGGTCCGCCTCGGTGCTCGCCGAGTTCGTCGAGAAGCTCGAGGACTACAACGTCGAGGTCCATCGCATCACGGCGGATGCGATCCCCGAGACGATCTCATCGGTTCTCGACGCGCGCGGCGCCGAATCGGTCGTCGTGCCCGCCGGGCTCGACGCGGCCTGGAAAGAGGCCGCTGGGAAGGGGGAGCGCCTCCTGCGCGTCGATTCCGTCGAGCACCCGCTGAGCAAGGACGAGCTCGACGCGACGCACGCAGTCGTGACGGCTTCACGCACCGCCGTCTCACTGTCGGGGACCATCATCCTCGACGGCGAGCCCGATCAGGGCCGGAGGATCATCACCCTCCTGCCCGACCTGCACCTGTGCGTCGTCAACGCCTCGACCGTTCAGGCGACCGTGCCGCAGGCCGTCAGCATCATCGGCGAGAACCCCACGCGACCGACGACCTGGATCGCCGGGGGCTCGGCCACTTCGGACATCGAGCTCGTCCGCGTCGACGGCGTGCACGGTCCGCGCTCCCTCGTCGTCCTCCTCGTCGAGGACCTCTGA
- a CDS encoding TetR/AcrR family transcriptional regulator C-terminal domain-containing protein: MSASKKRKTEDSSPCKGRPPRIDRDKIIEAARALPPEKVTMQAVAQILQVDPTALNYHVGGRRDFLRLVALDRARLAARAFVEGEAPVNWEAALRRFALAMRASIASIGPLAPHLEFDSSSALAFIEPVERILRTLVDEGLGLSDAVRALSLVAHTAVHAGRADAMRRSGEDPHGARPLPEGPGSRLFGVLDEVPGAFPLLEELAGGKVEGLRIVEGGDVDAQFAFELETVLAGISARIAPFRGG, encoded by the coding sequence ATGTCAGCGTCGAAGAAACGGAAGACGGAGGACTCCTCACCCTGCAAAGGGCGCCCGCCTCGGATCGACCGTGACAAGATCATCGAAGCCGCGCGCGCCCTTCCGCCCGAGAAGGTCACGATGCAGGCCGTTGCGCAGATCCTCCAGGTCGATCCGACGGCCCTCAATTACCACGTCGGCGGACGCAGGGACTTCCTCCGCCTGGTCGCGCTCGACCGCGCCCGGCTCGCCGCCAGGGCCTTCGTCGAGGGCGAGGCCCCTGTGAACTGGGAGGCGGCCCTTCGGCGCTTCGCGCTGGCCATGCGCGCCTCGATCGCATCGATCGGACCGCTCGCCCCGCATCTGGAGTTCGACTCCTCGAGCGCCCTCGCCTTCATCGAACCCGTCGAACGGATCCTGCGGACCCTCGTCGATGAGGGCCTGGGGTTGAGCGACGCGGTTCGCGCGCTCAGTCTCGTCGCGCATACGGCCGTGCACGCGGGCAGGGCGGATGCGATGCGGCGATCGGGCGAGGACCCGCATGGGGCGCGGCCCCTCCCGGAGGGCCCCGGTTCGCGCCTCTTCGGCGTGCTCGACGAAGTGCCCGGCGCCTTCCCCCTGCTTGAGGAGCTCGCGGGCGGAAAGGTCGAGGGGCTGAGGATCGTCGAGGGCGGTGATGTCGACGCGCAGTTCGCCTTCGAGCTCGAGACCGTCCTCGCCGGCATCTCCGCGCGCATCGCTCCGTTCCGGGGGGGCTGA
- a CDS encoding uridine kinase family protein, whose product MAVTPAPRARVIILAGPSGSGKTSLSTRTGIRAVSLDHFYRDDTEDGMPRFPTGLIDWDDPASWNHDEARDALIELCRAGSAQIPVYDIPTNRRTAVQTLCLDEAETVFIAEGVFAASLVDDLREAGVLADALCIARSPLRNMWYRFLRDLGEGRKAPHVLVLRGMHLARKEPAMVRGWIRQGCRPVTSLGEAESALLLTTARNATARN is encoded by the coding sequence ATGGCCGTCACCCCCGCCCCCAGAGCCCGCGTCATCATCCTCGCCGGACCCTCCGGCTCCGGGAAGACCTCACTGTCGACGCGAACGGGGATACGCGCGGTCTCCCTCGATCACTTCTACAGGGACGACACGGAGGACGGGATGCCCCGCTTCCCCACGGGCCTCATCGATTGGGACGACCCGGCCTCGTGGAACCACGACGAGGCCCGGGACGCGCTCATCGAGCTGTGCCGAGCGGGCTCGGCCCAGATCCCCGTCTACGACATCCCGACGAACAGGCGGACGGCGGTCCAGACCCTGTGCCTCGACGAGGCCGAGACCGTCTTCATCGCCGAAGGAGTCTTCGCCGCCTCCCTCGTCGATGATCTCCGGGAAGCCGGAGTGCTGGCCGACGCCCTCTGCATCGCGCGCTCCCCCCTGCGCAACATGTGGTACCGCTTCCTCCGCGATCTCGGCGAAGGCAGGAAGGCGCCGCACGTCCTCGTCCTGCGCGGGATGCACCTGGCCAGGAAGGAGCCGGCGATGGTCCGGGGGTGGATCCGCCAGGGCTGCCGCCCCGTGACGAGCCTCGGCGAGGCCGAGAGCGCCCTGCTCCTCACGACCGCGAGGAATGCGACCGCGAGGAACTAG
- a CDS encoding PTS sugar transporter subunit IIA, whose amino-acid sequence MFTFGRKKVQIAAPFVGEVVEIGEVPDPVFSSGVLGPGLAVIPEPDAAGVDVCSPVKGRLIRVFRTLHAFVLVTEGGLEVLVHIGLDTVELGGAGFESLVPEGTEVMLGQPIIRFDVAAVRASGRNPITPVVFSKRKQVAEVKAKKGRVIAGEPAAVAFLA is encoded by the coding sequence GTGTTCACTTTTGGGAGGAAAAAGGTCCAGATCGCCGCTCCCTTCGTCGGCGAGGTTGTGGAGATCGGTGAAGTCCCGGACCCCGTTTTCTCATCGGGGGTGCTTGGCCCCGGACTTGCAGTGATTCCGGAGCCGGATGCTGCGGGAGTGGATGTCTGCAGCCCGGTGAAGGGCAGACTGATTCGGGTGTTCCGAACTCTGCACGCCTTTGTCCTTGTCACTGAAGGTGGGCTGGAGGTACTCGTGCATATCGGTCTCGATACTGTCGAGCTTGGCGGCGCAGGATTCGAGTCCCTCGTTCCAGAGGGCACTGAGGTTATGCTCGGTCAGCCCATTATCCGATTCGATGTCGCAGCTGTGCGCGCCTCTGGACGCAATCCGATCACGCCCGTCGTCTTCTCAAAGCGCAAACAGGTCGCCGAGGTGAAAGCGAAGAAAGGGAGGGTGATAGCCGGTGAGCCAGCGGCGGTGGCATTTCTCGCTTAG